The Theropithecus gelada isolate Dixy chromosome X, Tgel_1.0, whole genome shotgun sequence genome includes a window with the following:
- the APLN gene encoding apelin has translation MNLRLCVQALLLLWLSLTAVCGGPLMQLPYGNGLEEGNVRHLVQPRGSRNGPGPWQGGRRKFRRQRPRLSHKGPMPF, from the exons ATGAATCTGCGGCTCTGCGTACAGGCGCTCCTGCTGCTCTGGCTCTCCTTGACCGCGGTGTGTGGAG GGCCCCTGATGCAGCTTCCCTATGGGAATGGGCTGGAAGAGGGCAATGTCCGCCACCTGGTGCAGCCCAGAGGGTCGAGGAACGGGCCAGGGCCCTGGCAGGGAGGTCGAAGGAAATTCCGCCGCCAGCGGCCCCGCCTCTCCCATAAGGGACCCATGCCTTTCTGA